Genomic DNA from Setaria italica strain Yugu1 chromosome V, Setaria_italica_v2.0, whole genome shotgun sequence:
AGAGTTAAAATTAAGAAGAGTTTCGAAGCAAAAGTTGCGTTTTACTCcgaaattggggggcatgtgttgatgctggattttgacacgtgctTTGAATTGGcttcaaagaaggagaaaggcgAGCCGATGCGGCgggctaaaagctacagttaGAAATCGGACAattgaagctacagtgtttcggccgactgGCAAAAGGGATCGGTGAAGGTTGACCGAttggaagctggagcggcttggctagtatgggcctaaggtgggctaggaaaaagatcaactgaagaaggagattggcccgtggggagataataaccaactctgatacgagttgtgtttgtaaaatatttgttatcatttaaaattagagaaagatcctagtcggttaggaaatcagttgtaaagAGGTTATAtatagccacctctagaggtttgtaaaaaaacaacacatcaatcaatacaaccaatctactttttcctcgtgctttactttcaagttggcgacttcgccaaaatactttttcttcacgagttcgtacgggttagcagggctgcatcaacgcgatctccggccgattctgtaagttccgcttatcgagtaacatctaggctttaacttcgggtgcatcgctgttgtttcgtttagatttattcaccagttatcgatatcaactaaaATCGTAGGtcttacctgttattttagtttttatcatcagttatccagcttgaggtacgAACTGTTGGCTTTTATCACTTTTATTCTTCgttatcatatagccgattagatctatcccaagtgttgcttctctagcgttgtttagtttgctctagtagcttttctttacaatcgctacacgATATtggctgttttatagctggtTACATCTAcaataaatcggccgattcaccgATACGCTTCTAAAGACATATTGGGACTTTAGCCAATCGGAgcccttggaatttaatacttttgtttccttgtcaatcaataggtcagattgactggcacgccgtacaaaccgcaccagggcgataacctgaacatgagctaagcagattctcccaggtcgtgtctCCGACGctaaggatcaatcggccgatttttagcgccaacaccttCTTTCGACAGGatacatccatccatattgTACTGGGCCTCTTATGATTGCTTCATCAGGTAAATGGACAGCCAAGTGCACCATAACATCAAAGAAGGCAGGAGGGAAAATTTTCTCAagcttgcacaaaattattaggaTATCTATTTTCAGTTTATTCAAAATATCCAACTTAAGAGTTTTGCAACATAGTTGCCGAAAGAAGTTTCCTAATTCTTTTTACCCATTGTATATGGAGCTTCTGGCATTTTGCATGACTCCTCTTCCGTAGTATTCAGCATGTGTAGATGTGGTCTAATACCTATCTCTTCCAAATCAACCCTAACATTGATCGTGTCCTTTGTCTTCTCAGCAATTTTAAGCAATGTTCCAATAAGGATTTTGCATATGTTTTTCTCCATGTGCATGACATCAAGATTATGTGGCAGCTTTAAAGTTGTCCAATACGGCAAGTCAAACAAAAAACCCTTTAGCTCCAACACCGTTCGGGTTCCCACTTCCTTTTCTAACCTTGAGGAGGCTTTCCTGGTTTAACGTCTTTAACATTCTCCAGTTGCTGCTGAAGCTCCTCATTAGTAAATTGCTCTGGCCTCTCTTGGTTTTCAGTATTACCATCAAactttgctttctttcttctccatggatggtTAGTTGGAAGGAAATGATGATGGCCAATATAACATATCTTGTTCTTCAGTCTCCTTGAGCAAGGATCCTTGTCACAACGCACATAGGCCTAATAACCTTTCGTGACTCGCCCCGCCAATGTGCTCAGTGTtggataatcatgtatgcaccaaATAACCATATCATGCAGTTTAAAGGATTGTTGACTACAAGCATCGTATGCATCGACACCCTTCCACAAGTCCATAGCTCATCTACAAGAGGTTGCAAGAAAacatcaaaatcctttgatgGAAAACTCAACCCAGGGATCAATAATGccatcatgaagtttgattcttccatgcATACTCATGGTGGCATGTTATACGGCACAACAAATACTGGCCACATACTATATGAGTTGGTCATGTTTCCAAATGGATTAAAACCATCGGTTGCAAGGCCAAGTCTAATGTTCCTAGCATCTTTTGCAAATTCCAGCCAATTTTTATCGAAGTTTTTTCATGCCTCACCATCAGCTGGATGGCTAAGCTCATTGTCCACCGGTTGTCgcttcaacttgtgccattgtgcatcctttgtggtttttgatgaaagaaacatcctcttcaGCCTTGAAACCAGCGGAAAATGTCTCAATACCTTATGAGGAACATGCTTCTTGTTGTCtgcatctttccatcttgaatcTGCTTCACAACACACTAGGCACACATCATGTTCTGCTAGATCCTTGCGAAAtaatacacaattattcttgcaaacatggatAGATTCAGAGCCAAGTCCCCTGGTACGTATGTACTTTATTGCATCATTGTAAGATGTCGGAACACATGCTCCTAGAAAAGCAAGGGATACCACCTTCAGAATTGCATTGAATGCGACATTGCTGATCCGATAGACAGACTTAatatgaagtaacttcacaacaaatgtaaattgtgtatatttagatcTCAGTGATACCTTATAGTTTATATGTTCCTTTATACATTCTAATATTTTTCCTCCAAGCTCTTTAGCATGGCGCATGTCGGCTATCATTTCATGAAGTCTATCTTCGGTGCCTTCATCCTCCTTCATACCCGATATGTGTTCATTTTCTTGAACCATTTCCTGATCACCATCATCCTGTAGAACTGCATTATCCACAACCCCCTCATTCGACAGAATTGCAGTTTCCTCAACCCCATTATCCTGCAGAATTGCATTTTCCTAAACTCCATTAGCCTACAGATTTGCATTTCCTAAACCCTATGCTcgaatgtttctccatgatggatccacctagtgtaggtgcttgccatcccatTCAAAAGTAAGTGCAAGCTCACCACATCTACAATACATTTAGACTGATTCAGGCATTGACGATATGGGCATAGTATTGTTCATCGTCAGAGTATCTAATCTTAACAAATTCCATGCTCGGGGGTAAATAGATGACAACCGTGTATCCAACATCTATCCATCTAggaaattttggtgaattcaactcaaaattattgACCAGATTGAAAGACCTTAATGCAAAATGAAATTTTAACGAATTCAACTTAAAATTACTGACCAGATTGACACGCTGCAACAGGAAGCACCAAACTTGTGCTGCCGTAGGATTGAGAAGCCGCGAGAAGGCACAGATCTCCATGGAGTGCTTCGTCCTAGCCGCCTTCTctctattcttctttttttcctatcTCGGGAGCGCGGCagcgggtaaactattttttggctGTAGCACGGGCTTTTTTGCCACCAAATACCAtgctcacctgaaacttaccttacatgtgAGACCCGATCgtggtaaagacttcccattcgatcagtaacaggttcgacccacgagaggagcatgttttccattttattttactaccctatttatcagcttaaacttacatgtgggaccctggtTAGTTTATGATATTTTCGCGGAGCTTATATCGTCataaaaccaccatgtaacaacaagtggtgatttctttttttgctacagtggcaacttttatgacgttccgtaattttatcactaaatttgctcggatgtgaaacATTATGACGTTTTCAGCCAAAAACGTCATAAATCTATTATGAGAATAAatatgtcataaaatttttgtcataaatcaacacatttcttgtagtgtattCAAGTACAACTTATAGTTAACCTAAAAGCAGGTACCACCAACAATGGGTTGTTGCCAGAATGTAGCAGGGCTCCTTACAGCCAATTGGTTGAATAGGTATGGCAGTTGCGAGATGGCTAGTTGGTTGTACAGGTATGGTAACTATGAGGACTGCACAATCGATTGAGCTGATCCCACACCTATAACTGATGGGAAGAACTGTGGAATAATAGCAGCACTCAGCAGAGAAGAGCACTGTGGAATAACAAACGCAGTAGCAGCACTAATTGAAAGAGCAAGGAGAGCAAGAAGGGCAAAAATCTTGGCTGCCATGGTTGCTGAGAGTTTAGTAGTGTGTTTCACCTTGGgttatattatgtctagatggtGTTGGTGATTGAATGTCTATCGATTTAGGTCCTATTTATACACACATGAATCATGTAATTCAAGTGAGAGTTTGGCCTTTGCTAAACAGACATTTGGCAAGATAAACTacatcaacatgacatggtatatAGTCAATTTTGATGTTTAGTCCTTCTCTTGGATATATCAATTGTACCGGCAACATATTCTATAGTAGATACTTCCAAAGTGCCTTTATTGTCGTTGTTTTCATGACAGCATGGTTAGTCTACATTTGTACATGTGAAACCTTCAACCACGTCAACTTGGTTTGTCCTTTGTAATACTTAGTTTGTAAGGTTGTCATTTGTCAATGTGGATAAGCAAGAGTGACATGATATCTAGTCAATTTTAACATttagtgattttttttgttggacATATGAAATGTATTGGCATGATAATCCGCACTAGACACAAAAATGTGCCTTTTTTGTTGGTAGTGTTTTCAAAATACACAAGGGAGTGATATAGTTAGTCTACCTTTACACATGTGAAAGCCTTGTCCGCATCAAAATTGCTTGTACTTTGTAAAAGTGAGTTCATAGTCATGTGGTTTGTCAATGTGggtgtataattttttttattaaacttGTCCAAAACTTTAGAAAGAATTAGGTAATATATCTTAATCAtgcattatttattttttctttctggtGTTCAAGTTTAAATGTGAATGCACCTCGTTTAACACAATCAGGACGTCTCAAATTGAGGACATGTTTTAGGTTTCGTTCTGGTAGCTTTTGCTTGCATTGTTTGACCTCTTGGTTAGCCTCACTGATATACTGGAAACTAGAGTAATGGCATAGTTTCGGTAAAAGAGGGTAGGTAGGTGCTAAGGATCAAATAGCACCAACATCTGTTTGCCTAATGATTCAATGAAGACAATTAACAAAAAGGAGTGGATGGACCGACATGGGCCCATGAGCTAACATACACTTTGGGCTATGCGTGTGCTAAGGGTGAAAACGAATGGCAACAGTTAGGATATGCCCTCTTGTCTTAACTTTTTACATTTTTTCTCAAAACCGAAATAGACAATGGAACACAGGTACTCAAGGTACCGAAAATGAACTCATTCGAGCATAAACCCATTGTGTACCAATTGGGAAGTCAAACCGGGAGCAAACACTCGTAAAGCCAGGATTCATGGCTTCAAATGGCGACCTAGTTCACGTAAATTACTTCATAGCCAGGAAGCCGCCTAGTTCAATCACAGTCACACCGAACGGTGTGGGCACTGATAAGTTTGTAGTCACAATACAACAACCACGATACACGGTTCATGCTGACACCAAGATTTTGAGAGTGGTGTCATGTCATATATATAGCATCCGGATGTTCGGCTCACATGAATGGTGGGCGACCAACGGCATTTGGATTTAGAGTTGATGGTAATGGAATAAGCCTAGAAAGGATAGAGTTGTAACATCTTTTTCCTTACTAATTCTACCAAAAGCTGGAATAATGAGACTTCATTAAATTTTCAAAAGGAAAATACCAATCTCTGCAAAAGTAATTGCTCACTCCTAATATAATATGATATGTCTGTATTAGGGAAAGTACATTGGTGTTGTCTAATAAGCGGTCTCGTGCATtaacacgtaatcttgagacgactcAACAGACAACACGTACAATAAGTTGTCTTATAAGTTATCTGGTAGAgctatataatttcttaatttgtgcatataaaaaaatattatgagttgcattgCAAtaacaactcgtacaatggttgttaagttgtctcgtagtcctaaaatttaggtcatgaggtggttgtttcacgaaacaacgatctctttctctctcatcgCTCTCTCTCCACATCATAAAAAATCCTACGTGGTATTGTATGAGACAACCCATGAGACCGCCGATGTGTAGCAATATACTTGCTCTTGGAAGTTAGAAGCTTGGCAGCACATACATGCAGTGGCACACCATATGGGGGCCAACCGGCCAAGAATGACCTATTCAGTGGCAGCCAAGGATGGCCTATATTTCACAGGAAAAGAGGTATACAATCGGGTATCCCATTATGGTGATGATGCATATATCGAATTCCTATAGCTTGACAACCATGTCGAGAATCGTAACATATTCGGGATGCAATTGAATATTCGGAGCTGCCTACCTGCCTCATGATATATTTATGGGCTAATACACACTTGCCAAGTATTCAATGTAGATACTCCcaccattttttttataagaCGTGATATGATATGGTACGGTCCACCAAATTatactttgaccattcatttatcttatattattatttatggttataaacttataatcattggagagtacatttgattacaaatccaaccattcCAAGTTTacattgcaaaaataaaaaaattattggataaattgttggtcaaagattgtaaaaCTTGAATATTGATATGTGTGTGCAccttggaacgaagggagtataatTTAAGAGTTTCAGGTTCTTCATTGCATGACTGAGACAATTATGGAATATTTGGATATAGATCCGGATGCCAATATCAACttaatcaatatttttcttatttcaaaTAAGCAACATGCTTCAGCATGAAACCTTTATTACTGAAGTATAACTCATAGTTAATCTAAAAGAAGGCACCGCCAATGATGGGTTGTTGCCAAAATGCAGCGGGTTCCTCACAGCTAGTTGGTTGAATGGCAAGAAGGCTGCAGGGTTTGCAACAAGTTGGTTGTACTAGTATGGCAGCTGTGAGATGGCAAGTTGGTTGTACCAAAATGGCAGCTGTAGGATGGTAAGTTGGTTGTGCAAGTAAGGCAGCTGTGAAATGGCAAGCTGGTTGTATAGGTATGGCAGATATGAGATGGCAAATGGATGTTGCGGGATCACGGTTGAGAAGTGTGAAATGCCTCCCACAAAAGCTTGTTGTTGCCTGTAGGATTGCACAAATGAGTGTTGTGTGGTTTCCACACCTGTCACTGATGGGAAAAACTGCGGAATAGTGGTTGCAACACCAAATGGAGAATAGAACTGCGGAATAGTGATCGCGGTAGCAGCACTAATCGAAAGAGCAATGAGAGTGACAATGGCAAATATCTTAGCTGCCATTGTTGCTAAAAGCTTCGTAGTATGTTTAGTCTTCTTAGGGTACAATTGGTGTGTATGGTAGGAGGATGGTTTATCTATTGTTGTGGGTCCTATTTATACACATATGACCTCAAGCAAAAGTTTGACCTTTGCTAAACAACTTATTGGCTAGATAAGGAATATATGACACGATATCCAGTCAGTTTTGACATTTAGTGATTGATTTTCTTGATATATATGTACTGGTAAGATAATATGCTCTAGATACTGCAAAAGTGCCTCTTTTATCGTGGCTTTTATGATACATGAGCGAGAACAGTATAGTTAGGGgatgtttgggagcactccactccacgaaaaattgctccactccaccaactccgaaaatttcgcagctaaacgcgtctagctccaacaactccggctccaggaaaaaggtggagcaggagggtagatccacgttttttgtggagtacctcaaggggtgctccaaaaaccccctttacagacctcctcgtggagttggtgggtatttacccaccattgccactcgttacacacaTACCGGTTCGattcaggaaaaagaaaaagccccGTCGCCTTCCTCATCCCATCGTGCCACCCCTCACACCGGCTCGCtgcgccgcccctgcccgccgcTCACCGCGCCGCCCCGGTACGGGGGCAACGCGAGGCTACGAGATGCATAGGNNNNNNNNNNNNNNNNNNNNNNNNNNNNNNNNNNNNNNNNNNNNNNNNNNNNNNNNNNNNNNNNNNNNNNNNNNNNNNNNNNNNNNNNNNNNNNNNNNNNNNNNNNNNNNNNNNNNNNNNNNNNNNNNNNNNNNNNNNNNNNNNNNNNNNNNNNNNNNNNNNNNNNNNNNNNNNNNNNNNNNNNNNNNNNNNNNNNNNNNNNNNNNNNNNNNNNNNNNNNNNNNNNNNNNNNNNNNNNNNNNNNNNNNNNNNNNNNNNNNNNNNNNNNNNNNNNNNNNNNNNNNNNNNNNNNNNNNNNNNNNNNNNNNNNNNNNNNNNNNNNNNNNNNNNNNNNNNNNNNNNNNNNNNNNNNNNNNNNGGGCTTCACTATTGACAAaaaatgtatttttcatcccctCAATTATttcaaaagtgtgacattcgTCCTTGGTACAAATCAACCTCTAACTAATTAAATCGGTGCATTTATGATCCCCCATCAGTTTAATATAATGGTTTAGAGTCCTATAACATCGGTTTACGGCGTGGCGTAATATATCCCACCCGTAATCCGGCTTTGCAACCTGGGAGATGAAAGGAGAAGAactaaaggaaaagaaaaggagactgacaagtgggacccattcacatgggtataatagaccattcacaacaactgctcatgtttttggagttggagcactgccattagccaaacacgtgcatcagctccatatttttttggagttggtggagtggagctaggaaagtgtggagctggtggagtggagctggttttttctggagtggagtgctcccaaacagacccttagtcTACCTTTACATGTGAAAGCTTCTACCACGTTAAATTTgcttctactccctctgtctcaaattacaattcattttagcttttctagatacacaccttttgatatgcacctaaatctatattttattattaaagcaagcaacGTCTCTGCCAGGATTTTTCGTACGTCGCcctaatttttcaaaaaatacaCTGATGTTTCGTGAAATCAACTCGCAGTCCAAATGCTAAACAGATGaggggctcgggtggaaaaaatgagggaagggagggggttaaaccATAACAACGCTTCTGCCATgcatcgctcgctcgctcgccaaATCAGTCACCCCTCCGTCCGCCTCTATAGGATCCACGCCCCCGCCACCCGCGAACTCGTTAGCGgccaccggaggaggaggaggaggacgaggaggaggaggatgagggcaCGATGGACGACGGTAGGATCCAGGAGGAGCCGCCGACGGTGCGGTTCCTGACGCCGACGCGCTCGGGGGGCTCGCGCTGGGTGGATGGCAGCGAGGTCGACTCGTCTGAGTCCACGTTGTCAGCTGGGGTCCAGCGCAGGCCCACCCGCCGTGCCGGGGCCGGCGGCCCCATACCCCGGCCAGACCACGCCGCCAGGGTCGCAGCGGCCCACGCTTAGCCTGTGCAGCGCCGTGGCCCCCTCCCTCCGAGCCGCACCCCGCGCCGGATCTGGATCTGGCGGGagcgggtggcggtggcggagagcaGGGAGGGGCAGCGGAAAGAAGGGAGGGGCGGAGCGGGGGAGCCTGGCGGCGGGGAGCGAGCGCGCCTAGGGAACTCTTGGAGCGGCGGGTGAGGCTTCCCGGCGTGCCCGACGGGGTCCAGGACCTCGGCCACCACGCCGGTTACTTCCGCCTACCACACACGCACGACGCTAGGTGAGCGAGGCCTCATTGCCTCTTTGCTCTGAGAGATTAGTAGAATCCTGCGCTCTTAGGTTCTAAAGCTTCGATCTTTTGGTGGGAATTTGCTTTTTTACCCATGTATGAAATTTAAATCTCCAACTTAATTAGTAACGGCAGTCCAATGCGCTCTTGGCTACTTATGCTTCGATCTTTGGTTGGGAATTCTGCATTGATTTCTGTGGAATTAAATGTGCCAAGATTTGTAACGGTTCTTCAGAGGAAAACAATTTCGGCATCTGAAATACTAGCTGATTAGCTATGGAAAGATACGACCTTGCCCCTCTCCATGTCCTAGCTTTGCTTGTAGTTGATGTAAAGAATAAGCCTTATATGAGTTATATCTATGAGAAAACTTCGCAATTCAAACAATTGAGcgtttgtgtgcttgtgattgGTGCTGCAGGATGTTCTACTTCTTCGAATCGAGAGGAAAGAAGGAGGACCCAGTGTTGATCTGGCTTAGGGGAGGGCCTGGTTGCAGCAATGAGTTGGCCGTCTTCTACGAGAACGGACCCTTCACCATTGCAAAATAACATGTCGCTTGCTTGGAATAAGTTCAGTTGGGACACGGTAAATAATGATATCATACCCATGTTATGATCCCTGTTAGGTTAGGGGAAATCAGTCTAATCACGTAACACCCAAAGTCTGAAACTGAGGtgttcgagagaaaaaaaagtctAAAACTGAATGTTACAATTTTTTGATGGAACTAAATTTGATGAAGATGTTAAGACCTAGCTATTTCGTCCTCTTCCTCGGTTTCTGATATGACTTGATTTCTGCAGATCTCCAATATCATATTTGTTGATCAACCCACTAGAACTGGCTTTAGCTACAACTTTGATGATCGTGATACTCGTGATGATGAGACTGGTGTTAGCAATGACTTATATGACTTTCTCCATGTGCTACTTATGTATCAAATCCATGGAATGTGTGATTACACCATATGAGTTTGTTCAGTTCATTTTTGAAGAGTACTTGAGGATAGAAACACTGCTCTTAATCGTTTCTGAAAATAATGAACACACTCAagatttttttaaccttttttactAATAATAAACCTTAACCCACTAGAGTTCCTTGGAACTCACACGGTGTCTAAATGTGCTGCTGCAGCAAGGATTTGGCCACACCACAGCCCATGCCTGACTAAACATGTtctgattgattttttttagccCAGCCCATGCCTGGCTAAACGTGTTcgcattgattttttttagccCATCCATCCATAGCTAGCATCTGTGTCCCAACATGGTTCACAGATTGCATCCTTTGGGTCTCATTTGGTTTTTTATATGATTCTACATAACTAAGTATAAATTGACAATATTACTAATTGCACTGGCTTCACGACAATATGATAAAAAAATGTGGTGCGCTACACAACACGATAAAAAACATCGCGTGCTAAGCAACGTCGttttaccgtagcaacgcacggacaTCTTGCTAGTATatacttatgtctagatacatagcaaaagtaatgtatctagaaaaaccaaaacaaatagtaagttGGGACCGAAGGAGTACTTTATTTATAGTAGTCAGTAGTGAGTTTGTAATATTGACATTTTCCAACGTGGATAAGCTAGAGTGATCATCTAATCAACTTTAGCATTTAATGATTACTACATGATATGTATTGGCAAGATAACTCACATAGAGCAAATGTGCCATTCTTTGTTGGTGTTTCCAAGATACATGGGCGAGCTTTACATGTGTGAAAGCCTTGTCCACGTCATAATCGGTTTTACTCTGTAAGAGTGAGCTCATAATACTATTATTTGTTGATATATGTGGATCGAGAATCTGTTTCAACTACATTTGTCCAAAACCTCATATGGAACATGCgtttttttaccttttctttcttgGTTTTAAGTTTAAAATGTTCACGAGTGACCTTCTTCCTTTGAAATGCACCTTATTTAGGTAAATCAGAGCCTCTCAAATTAAGGACATTTTTTTACTGTGAGCTTGCTTCCATTGTTTGGCAGCTTATAGTCTCACCAGTTACTAGAAGTTGTAGCAGTGCAAGTAAATGAGCGTCTGTTTGCCCCATGATTCCACGAGAACTCAAGCAACCAGTGGGCCAATGTGAACCCCAAAAGCGCAGTTCCAACCCAAGACACTAGCTATAGTTTCCATAAGCTCCACGTCATCAAGAAACTAGCACTAGACACTACTCTTCCAATACAGACACCACTATTCCGTACTTGAATTTAATACTACTCATCTCTCATTATATCTTGGATGGTGTATAGAAACTAGAT
This window encodes:
- the LOC111257343 gene encoding zein-alpha GZ19AB11-like, with product MAAKIFAIVTLIALSISAATAITIPQFYSPFGVATTIPQFFPSVTAISQLPYLFNQLAVRSPATFWQQPIVGGTCF